The nucleotide window GTATTCATATCCGGAATAACGAAACGCGGTTGGATGGGCGGTCTTTTTTTAAAGTTAGTGAGCCAGAAACGGCGTATAATGGCCAGATCGGTACTATAGGCATACCAATCCTGCTGCAACAACCATTCTTCTGCTTTTAGCAGGTCTTTCTTTTTTATCAGTGCACGGAATGGCTTTGTGTCTAACGACGGATGACCGGCTATCACAAAGGATTCTGTCAGGATCGGTTCAAAAAAAATATCCTTTTTATCTGTCCGCTGGGTGGCTACCACAAAATCAAGGTCCCCGTTACTCAGTTTAATAAGCAGGTCCTGGGTTAGTCCGAACGAGGTTACGATATCCGCAGGGAATGCTGCCAGCTTTGACAGGGCTACTGTATGAAACACTTCTTTTACCGTACCAAAGCGGATGATTGGAAATGGCTGTCCTTTGCTTATTGCAGAAAAAGAAACTTCCAGATGTTCCAGTTTTTCCAGCGGTCCCACCAGCTGCGTATAGAATAGCTTGCCATCATCTGTAGGGACCAGCTTAGGCTTCCGCTCAAAAAGCTGTTTCCCCATATACGCCTCCAGTGCAGATAAATGCTGACTGACATTCGGCTGTGATATAAAGAGCGCTTTGGATGCCGCTGTCAGTGATCCCGTTTGATACACCGCTTTAAATGTTCTATACCATTCCAGATTTACCATGCTATAAATGTATAAATAATTTTATGAGGATGATAAATCATACTATTTTATTTTATGGCTTCTTCCGTCGCATTTTTGCATAAAAAACGATGAACGATCAACTGATATTATCGCCCGAAGTCATTTCTGCATTGGAATATATTCAATCCATCCACATGCCGGAAATGGAAGATGCAGTGCTCGCAGGCAGGGAGTTTTACGAAGGTTTTATTCCCATGGCCGGAGAGCTGGAAGCGCTGTTTAATATTGAAAACGTTTACATACCATCGGCTACCGGCGATATACCTATCCGTATTTACCGGCCGTCTGATCAGCCGCAACTGCCGGCAGTACTGTATTTTCATGGTGGATGGTTTAATGCAGGAAATCTTGAAACACATGACCGGCCTGTACGTACTTTAGCCCGGTTATCAAACGCCGTGTTTATTGCAGTCGATTACCGGCTGGCTCCTGAATTTCCGTTTCCACATGGATTAAATGATTGTTGCGAGACCTTAAAATGGGTCATTGAAAATGCTGCCGCCCTTGGTATAGATCCTGCCCGGATCGCTTTGGCCGGAGACAGCGCAGGTGGTGCACTTGCGGCCACCGTAAGCAGACGGGCCGTAAAAACAATGGGAATAAATATCCCTTGTCAGGTATTGATCTATCCTGTTACAGACTCATCTCTGAGCAGCCCATCATGGGAATTGTTTTCAGACGGACCTAATCTCACACTGGATGGCGCCAAAATAGCCTGGGACCTGTATACCCCCTCCCCTTCTCACCGGAATAATCCGGATGCAGCCCCGCTGCTGGCCAGCGATCTTACAGGACTTCCGCCAACACTCATTATTACTGCCGAATATGATCCTTTAAGAGATGAAGCTGTACAATATGCACAAAAACTGCTATCTGCCGGAGTAACCGTAAGATTGACTGAATATACCGGAATGATCCATGGCTTCTTTCAGATGGGAGGTATCATTAGCAGTGGAAAACAGGCTATTGAAGAAGCAGCGGATTTTCTGAGCAATCATTTTTCAGTAAAATAATATTGGGTGATGAAGAGAAAGATCGCATATATAGGTTGTTTGGGAATGCTGGGTGTTATTACAACAGAATTTGGTGTAATCGGTATCCTGCCGCAGTTGGCACAGTATTATGCCATCAGTATAGATAAAGCTGGATTGCTGCTGAGTGCCTTTGCCATGGTGATTGCGCTTGCAGGGCCATTTATGACACTGTTTATGTCCGGATTCAACCGCAAAAAGATAATGGCGCTCAGCCTCAGCCTCTTCCTGGTTTCAGGAATCATCTCCCTGTTATCGCCACCATTCTGGCTGTTGTTGGTTGCCAGAATGCTCCCTGCTTTT belongs to Chitinophaga sp. HK235 and includes:
- a CDS encoding LysR family transcriptional regulator; this encodes MVNLEWYRTFKAVYQTGSLTAASKALFISQPNVSQHLSALEAYMGKQLFERKPKLVPTDDGKLFYTQLVGPLEKLEHLEVSFSAISKGQPFPIIRFGTVKEVFHTVALSKLAAFPADIVTSFGLTQDLLIKLSNGDLDFVVATQRTDKKDIFFEPILTESFVIAGHPSLDTKPFRALIKKKDLLKAEEWLLQQDWYAYSTDLAIIRRFWLTNFKKRPPIQPRFVIPDMNTILLAISRNGGLTIAADYLVKELEKEGRIAEIWKGAMPTTNVLYLAYDKTKTTTKKVELIKSLFL
- a CDS encoding alpha/beta hydrolase — encoded protein: MNDQLILSPEVISALEYIQSIHMPEMEDAVLAGREFYEGFIPMAGELEALFNIENVYIPSATGDIPIRIYRPSDQPQLPAVLYFHGGWFNAGNLETHDRPVRTLARLSNAVFIAVDYRLAPEFPFPHGLNDCCETLKWVIENAAALGIDPARIALAGDSAGGALAATVSRRAVKTMGINIPCQVLIYPVTDSSLSSPSWELFSDGPNLTLDGAKIAWDLYTPSPSHRNNPDAAPLLASDLTGLPPTLIITAEYDPLRDEAVQYAQKLLSAGVTVRLTEYTGMIHGFFQMGGIISSGKQAIEEAADFLSNHFSVK